The following are from one region of the Nerophis ophidion isolate RoL-2023_Sa linkage group LG20, RoL_Noph_v1.0, whole genome shotgun sequence genome:
- the LOC133538879 gene encoding apoptosis-stimulating of p53 protein 2-like isoform X2: protein MMPEPRLWRLRPEEHQEEHQEEHWDYHQEERHEEHHEEHHEEHHEEHHEEHHEEHREEHQEDQMLQENVLRQEAKLQRVRALRGQVENKRLGNSELAGEVEQMSAVLQQKQKEMLLAVARVEELSLQLEALRSISMPPPPSPLTPRLHAPATSSSVELMHLCRELQLRKQLNQDQSSRLQQQRSGLNKKNVEVAAMERRLSEVRLRLWKKAALQPQETKVRAPGGPAQDHNIRCGPPLQVTSDVAVAAVGPYIQSSCQGPPLHATTLPMPVPPRRPQEATSAVETSPAHACTLPRVASLRRHSSSSRYATDAPPHVPSRTNHMAEDQACSKAQMALQALPPATAFSTGTFPGRMRPSRGALHVASKQDSPPTSGPLPPVLQKPLTVAAASIIRVYTQQSLLGKSCTPPRCPAGDSPPPKANLSPPPPVYGRPIPPCASKRGGTDGCRAERAPTRPLSPTKLLPFLSFPADPEVLRRWQHAPRPLKKRGSVAEPEGPAGPNIQKLLYQKTTMAAMETIAMETPEDEVTPTPRPPSSPVTSSASFRPPAAALEGAEEEVLHPITSPHQDPSQGGHALNLRPSEVTAKKSILRTAASGPVDGALRVKFNALAILLDSSLEGEYHLVRRLIYQVDDPSAANDEGITALHNAVCAGHTHIIKLLVRFGVDVNAADNDGWTPLHCAASCNNVRACKFLVESGAALFAATYSDMQTAADKCEDTEDGYAQCSQFLYGVQEKMGVINRGVVYALWDYEPQSGDELRLQEGEGVTVLRREDEAEDEWWWARCGDHEGYVARNLLGVCARVRPRTGRFTE from the exons ATGATGCCG GAGCCACGACTGTGGAGATTGAGGCCAGAGGAGCATCAGGAGGAGCATCAGGAGGAGCATTGGGACTATCATCAGGAGGAGCGTCATGAGGAACATCATGAGGAGCATCATGAGGAACATCATGAGGAGCATCATGAGGAACATCATGAGGAGCATCGGGAGGAGCATCAGGAGGATCAGATGCTCCAAGAGAATGTCCTCAGGCAGGAGGCCAAGCTGCAGCGTGTGCGGGCCCTCAGGGGCCAAGTGGAGAACAAACGCCTCGGCAACAGCGAGCTGG CGGGCGAGGTGGAGCAGATGAGCGCCGTGTTGCAGCAGAAGCAGAAGGAGATGCTGCTGGCCGTCGCGCGGGTGGAGGAGCTGAGCCTCCAGTTGGAGGCGCTGAGGAGCATCTCAATGccgcctcctccttctcctcttacTCCCCGCCTCCACGCCCCCGCCACTTCCTCCTCCGTTGAGCTGATGCACCTCTGCAGGGAGCTGCAG CTGAGGAAGCAGCTGAACCAGGACCAGAGCAGCCGACTGCAGCAGCAGAGGTCGGGCCTGAACAAGAAGAACGTGGAGGTGGCGGCCATGGAGCGACGCCTCTCTGAGGTCCGCCTTCGTCTTTGGAAGAAGGCGGCTCTGCAGCCCCAGGAGACAAAGGTGCGGGCCCCTGGGGGTCCTGCCCAGGACCACAACATCCGGTGTGGGCCCCCCCTGCAGGTCACCTCGGACGTCGCTGTGGCGGCGGTGGGTCCGTACATCCAGTCCTCCTGTCAGGGGCCCCCACTTCACGCCACCACCCTGCCGATGCCAGTCCCGCCCCGCCGGCCGCAGGAAGCGACCTCAG CGGTGGAGACTAGCCCCGCCCACGCCTGCACTCTGCCCCGCGTGGCCAGCCTGCGCCGCCACTCCTCAAGCTCACGCTACGCTACAGATGCGCCGCCCCATGTCCCATCAAGGACCAATCACATGGCTGAAGACCAG GCGTGCTCTAAAGCTCAGATGGCATTGCAAGCTCTGCCTCCAGCCACCGCCTTCTCCACCGGAACCTTCCCTGGAAGGATGCGGCCATCAAGGGGCGCCCTACATGTGGCCAGCAAGCAGGACAGTCCCCCCACCTCGGGGCCCCTCCCCCCTGTGCTGCAAAAGCCTTTGACGGTGGCGGCGGCGTCCATAATCCGCGTGTACACGCAGCAAAGCCTCCTGGGAAAGAGCTGCACGCCGCCACGCTGCCCAGCAGGTGACTCGCCACCGCCAAAGGCCAACTTGTCACCTCCACCCCCAGTGTACGGGAGGCCCATCCCCCCGTGCGCCTCCAAAAGGGGCGGGACTGACGGTTGTAGAGCAGAGCGAGCTCCCACTCGGCCGCTCAGTCCCACAAAGCTCCTCCCCTTCCTGTCTTTCCCCGCCGACCCTGAAGTCCTGCGGCGTTGGCAGCACGCCCCCCGGCCCCTGAAGAAGCGTGGCTCTGTGGCAGAGCCCGAAGGCCCGGCGGGCCCCAACATCCAGAAGCTTCTCTACCAGAAGACCACCATGGCTGCCATGGAGACCATCGCCATGGAGACCCCAGAGGATGAGGTGACTCCAACCCCACGGCCCCCAAGTTCACCCGTCACAAGCTCCGCCTCTTTCCGCCCCCCGGCCGCTGCTCTGGAGGGGGCAGAAGAGGAAGTGCTGCATCCAATCACGTCGCCTCATCAGGACCCCTCGCAAGGAGGCCACGCCCTCAACCTGCGACCTTCTGAGGTCACG GCAAAGAAGTCCATCCTGCGCACAGCTGCCTCGGGTCCTGTCGACGGGGCGCTGCGGGTCAAGTTCAACGCCCTCGCCATCCTGCTGGACTCTTCGCTGGAGGGCGAGTACCACCTCGTGCGCAGGCTCATCTACCAA GTGGACGACCCCAGCGCCGCCAACGACGAGGGCATCACGGCGCTACACAACGCCGTGTGCGCCGGACACACCCACATCATCAAGCTCCTGGTGCGCTTTGGCGTGGACGTCAACGCCGCAGACAACGACGGCTG GACGCCGCTGCACTGCGCCGCCTCCTGCAACAACGTGCGGGCGTGTAAGTTCCTGGTGGAGTCGGGCGCCGCCCTCTTCGCCGCCACCTACAGCGACATGCAGACCGCCGCCGACAAGTGCGAGGACACGGAAGACGGCTACGCCCAGTGTTCGCAGTTCCTCTACG GCGTGCAGGAGAAGATGGGGGTGATTAATAGGGGCGTGGTCTACGCCCTGTGGGACTACGAGCCTCAGAGTGGCGATGAGCTCCGCCTCCAGGAGGGCGAGGGCGTAACGGTGCTGAGGCGGGAGGACGAGGCGGAGGACGAGTGGTGGTGGGCGAGATGCGGCGACCACGAAGGTTACGTCGCCCGCAACCTGCTGGGG GTCTGCGCGAGGGTCCGCCCCCGCACAGGACGCTTCACCGAATGA
- the LOC133538879 gene encoding apoptosis-stimulating of p53 protein 2-like isoform X1, whose translation MMPEPRLWRLRPEEHQEEHQEEHWDYHQEERHEEHHEEHHEEHHEEHHEEHHEEHREEHQEDQMLQENVLRQEAKLQRVRALRGQVENKRLGNSELAGEVEQMSAVLQQKQKEMLLAVARVEELSLQLEALRSISMPPPPSPLTPRLHAPATSSSVELMHLCRELQLRKQLNQDQSSRLQQQRSGLNKKNVEVAAMERRLSEVRLRLWKKAALQPQETKVRAPGGPAQDHNIRCGPPLQVTSDVAVAAVGPYIQSSCQGPPLHATTLPMPVPPRRPQEATSAVETSPAHACTLPRVASLRRHSSSSRYATDAPPHVPSRTNHMAEDQACSKAQMALQALPPATAFSTGTFPGRMRPSRGALHVASKQDSPPTSGPLPPVLQKPLTVAAASIIRVYTQQSLLGKSCTPPRCPAGDSPPPKANLSPPPPVYGRPIPPCASKRGGTDGCRAERAPTRPLSPTKLLPFLSFPADPEVLRRWQHAPRPLKKRGSVAEPEGPAGPNIQKLLYQKTTMAAMETIAMETPEDEVTPTPRPPSSPVTSSASFRPPAAALEGAEEEVLHPITSPHQDPSQGGHALNLRPSEVTAKKSILRTAASGPVDGALRVKFNALAILLDSSLEGEYHLVRRLIYQVDDPSAANDEGITALHNAVCAGHTHIIKLLVRFGVDVNAADNDGWTPLHCAASCNNVRACKFLVESGAALFAATYSDMQTAADKCEDTEDGYAQCSQFLYGVQEKMGVINRGVVYALWDYEPQSGDELRLQEGEGVTVLRREDEAEDEWWWARCGDHEGYVARNLLGVSPPELALACSGANIPHD comes from the exons ATGATGCCG GAGCCACGACTGTGGAGATTGAGGCCAGAGGAGCATCAGGAGGAGCATCAGGAGGAGCATTGGGACTATCATCAGGAGGAGCGTCATGAGGAACATCATGAGGAGCATCATGAGGAACATCATGAGGAGCATCATGAGGAACATCATGAGGAGCATCGGGAGGAGCATCAGGAGGATCAGATGCTCCAAGAGAATGTCCTCAGGCAGGAGGCCAAGCTGCAGCGTGTGCGGGCCCTCAGGGGCCAAGTGGAGAACAAACGCCTCGGCAACAGCGAGCTGG CGGGCGAGGTGGAGCAGATGAGCGCCGTGTTGCAGCAGAAGCAGAAGGAGATGCTGCTGGCCGTCGCGCGGGTGGAGGAGCTGAGCCTCCAGTTGGAGGCGCTGAGGAGCATCTCAATGccgcctcctccttctcctcttacTCCCCGCCTCCACGCCCCCGCCACTTCCTCCTCCGTTGAGCTGATGCACCTCTGCAGGGAGCTGCAG CTGAGGAAGCAGCTGAACCAGGACCAGAGCAGCCGACTGCAGCAGCAGAGGTCGGGCCTGAACAAGAAGAACGTGGAGGTGGCGGCCATGGAGCGACGCCTCTCTGAGGTCCGCCTTCGTCTTTGGAAGAAGGCGGCTCTGCAGCCCCAGGAGACAAAGGTGCGGGCCCCTGGGGGTCCTGCCCAGGACCACAACATCCGGTGTGGGCCCCCCCTGCAGGTCACCTCGGACGTCGCTGTGGCGGCGGTGGGTCCGTACATCCAGTCCTCCTGTCAGGGGCCCCCACTTCACGCCACCACCCTGCCGATGCCAGTCCCGCCCCGCCGGCCGCAGGAAGCGACCTCAG CGGTGGAGACTAGCCCCGCCCACGCCTGCACTCTGCCCCGCGTGGCCAGCCTGCGCCGCCACTCCTCAAGCTCACGCTACGCTACAGATGCGCCGCCCCATGTCCCATCAAGGACCAATCACATGGCTGAAGACCAG GCGTGCTCTAAAGCTCAGATGGCATTGCAAGCTCTGCCTCCAGCCACCGCCTTCTCCACCGGAACCTTCCCTGGAAGGATGCGGCCATCAAGGGGCGCCCTACATGTGGCCAGCAAGCAGGACAGTCCCCCCACCTCGGGGCCCCTCCCCCCTGTGCTGCAAAAGCCTTTGACGGTGGCGGCGGCGTCCATAATCCGCGTGTACACGCAGCAAAGCCTCCTGGGAAAGAGCTGCACGCCGCCACGCTGCCCAGCAGGTGACTCGCCACCGCCAAAGGCCAACTTGTCACCTCCACCCCCAGTGTACGGGAGGCCCATCCCCCCGTGCGCCTCCAAAAGGGGCGGGACTGACGGTTGTAGAGCAGAGCGAGCTCCCACTCGGCCGCTCAGTCCCACAAAGCTCCTCCCCTTCCTGTCTTTCCCCGCCGACCCTGAAGTCCTGCGGCGTTGGCAGCACGCCCCCCGGCCCCTGAAGAAGCGTGGCTCTGTGGCAGAGCCCGAAGGCCCGGCGGGCCCCAACATCCAGAAGCTTCTCTACCAGAAGACCACCATGGCTGCCATGGAGACCATCGCCATGGAGACCCCAGAGGATGAGGTGACTCCAACCCCACGGCCCCCAAGTTCACCCGTCACAAGCTCCGCCTCTTTCCGCCCCCCGGCCGCTGCTCTGGAGGGGGCAGAAGAGGAAGTGCTGCATCCAATCACGTCGCCTCATCAGGACCCCTCGCAAGGAGGCCACGCCCTCAACCTGCGACCTTCTGAGGTCACG GCAAAGAAGTCCATCCTGCGCACAGCTGCCTCGGGTCCTGTCGACGGGGCGCTGCGGGTCAAGTTCAACGCCCTCGCCATCCTGCTGGACTCTTCGCTGGAGGGCGAGTACCACCTCGTGCGCAGGCTCATCTACCAA GTGGACGACCCCAGCGCCGCCAACGACGAGGGCATCACGGCGCTACACAACGCCGTGTGCGCCGGACACACCCACATCATCAAGCTCCTGGTGCGCTTTGGCGTGGACGTCAACGCCGCAGACAACGACGGCTG GACGCCGCTGCACTGCGCCGCCTCCTGCAACAACGTGCGGGCGTGTAAGTTCCTGGTGGAGTCGGGCGCCGCCCTCTTCGCCGCCACCTACAGCGACATGCAGACCGCCGCCGACAAGTGCGAGGACACGGAAGACGGCTACGCCCAGTGTTCGCAGTTCCTCTACG GCGTGCAGGAGAAGATGGGGGTGATTAATAGGGGCGTGGTCTACGCCCTGTGGGACTACGAGCCTCAGAGTGGCGATGAGCTCCGCCTCCAGGAGGGCGAGGGCGTAACGGTGCTGAGGCGGGAGGACGAGGCGGAGGACGAGTGGTGGTGGGCGAGATGCGGCGACCACGAAGGTTACGTCGCCCGCAACCTGCTGGGGGTGAGTCCTCCAgagttagcattagcatgtagCGGCGCTAACATTCCCCATGATTGA
- the rrp36 gene encoding ribosomal RNA processing protein 36 homolog: MAASSSDGEDSDVEKNFALLMERGAEEEDGEDEEEDGEDEEEDGEDDEDEGPAMETREDIKKELSNMSFEDVMKLQKEVGTKVYQEVAYGAAKRPHGAAKHKRLNKNRPMEMSSKRAAPFLRQVAGVKKAMRRDPRFDDLSGEYKADVFERTYGFIHDIRRQEAQVIKKQLKKTEKGEKKEKLNSLLKKMANQERARRSAEQQRERALQFKKEQRERANQGAQPFFLNKSAEKKVRLAEKYKELKKSGKLENFLSKKRKKNALKDRRKLPWQQQHK, from the exons ATGGCGGCCAGTAGCAGCGATGGAGAAGACTCTGATGTGGAGAAGAACTTTGCTCTGCTGATGGAGAGAGGAGCTGAGGAGGAGGACGGTGAAGATGAGGAAGAGGACGGTGAAGATGAGGAGGAGGACGGTGAAGATGACGAGGATGAAGGGCCAGCAATGGAGACGAGAGAGGACATCAAAAAAG AACTCTCCAATATGTCCTTTGAGGACGTGATGAAGCTGCAGAAGGAAGTGGGCACCAAGGTGTACCAGGAAGTGGCGTACGGCGCCGCCAAGCGTCCGCACGGCGCCGCCAAACACAAGCGTCTGAACAAGAATAG GCCCATGGAGATGTCCTCCAAGAGGGCGGCGCCGTTCCTTCGCCAGGTGGCGGGCGTGAAGAAAGCG ATGCGGAGAGACCCTCGCTTTGATGACCTGTCTGGAGAGTACAAGGCGGACGTCTTCGAGAGGACCTACGGCTTCATCCATGACATCAGGAGACAGGAGGCCCAG GTGATTAAAAAGCAGCTGAAGAAGACGGAGAAGGGCGAGAAGAAGGAGAAGCTCAACTCCCTCCTCAAGAAGATG GCCAATCAGGAGCGAGCGAGGCGGAGTGCAGAGCAGCAGAGAGAGCGAGCGCTTCAGTTCAAGAAGGAGCAGCGAGAACGAGCCAATCAGGGAGCACAACCCTTCTTCCTCAATAAAA GCGCGGAGAAGAAAGTGCGTCTGGCTGAGAAGTACAAGGAGCTGAAGAAAAGCGGCAAGCTGGAGAACTTCCTGagcaagaagaggaagaagaacgcACTGAAAGACCGTAggaagttaccatggcaacagcaGCACAAGTGA